In Clarias gariepinus isolate MV-2021 ecotype Netherlands chromosome 1, CGAR_prim_01v2, whole genome shotgun sequence, one DNA window encodes the following:
- the slc35a3b gene encoding solute carrier family 35 member A3b produces the protein MLNGPEQPILVLSTKPASFSHDETQSRARSAGSNWLKYVSLGVLVLQTTSLVLTMRYSRTLLSDEPRYLASSAVVFSEILKILTCTLLVFGNARFSIRGLNQVLKEEIVHKPLDTMKLAIPSGIYTLQNNLLYLALSHLDAATYQVTYQLKILTTALFSVSMLGKRLGVAQWLSLLILMIGIAFVQWPAQSVSSSEVQEVAAGSQLIGVLAVLTACFSSGFAGVYFEKILKETKQSVWIRNIQLGLFGLIFGLIGVFAQDGDKVRENGILQGYNSVTWVVVILQAMGGLIVAAVIKYADNILKSFAMSASILLSTLISYFLLHDFNPTRLFFVGTVLVISATFLYGYDWKPAANASKP, from the exons ATGCTGAACGGACCGGAGCAG ccCATACTGGTTCTCTCCACTAAGCCCGCTTCGTTCAGCCATGATGAGACTCAGAGCCGCGCCCGGAGCGCCGGGTCTAACTGGCTGAAGTACGTGTCTCTCGGGGTGTTGGTTCTCCAGACCACCTCGCTGGTCCTCACCATGCGCTACTCGCGCACTCTGCTCTCCGACGAGCCGCGATACCTCGCCTCCTCCGCCGTGGTGTTCTCCGAGATCCTCAAGATCCTCACCTGCACCCTGCTCGTCTTCGGCAACGCCA GGTTCAGCATTCGAGGCCTGAATCAGGTCCTGAAGGAGGAGATCGTCCACAAACCGTTAGACACGATGAAGCTTGCGATCCCGTCGGGCATCTACACGCTGCAGAACAACCTGCTCTACCTGGCCTTGTCCCACCTGGATGCCGCTACGTACCAG GTTACGTATCAGCTGAAGATCCTGACCACCGCCCTGTTCTCCGTGTCGATGCTCGGGAAGAGGCTCGGTGTGGCGCAGTGGCTCTCCTTACTCATTCTGATGATAGGCATCGCTTTCGTGCAG TGGCCGGCGCAGTCTGTGTCCAGCTCCGAGGTGCAGGAGGTGGCCGCGGGCTCGCAGTTAATCGGCGTGCTGGCCGTGCTGACCGCCTGTTTCTCCAGCGGCTTCGCCGGCGTGTACTTCGAGAAGATCCTGAAAGAGACGAAGCAGAGCGTCTGGATCCGCAACATTCAGCTGG GTTTGTTTGGTCTAATCTTCGGGTTGATCGGAGTGTTTGCGCAGGATGGGGATAAGGTCCGGGAGAACGGGATTTTACAAGGATATAACAGTGTGACCTGGGTGGTGGTGATTCTACAG GCTATGGGTGGCTTGATTGTGGCCGCGGTCATCAAGTACGCGGATAACATCCTGAAGAGCTTCGCCATGTCCGCCTCCATCCTGTTATCCACCCTCATCTCCTACTTCTTGCTCCACGACTTCAATCCCACCAG GTTGTTCTTCGTGGGAACTGTACTGGTCATCTCGGCAACGTTTCTCTACGGCTACGACTGGAAACCCGCCGCGAACGCCAGCAAACCCTAG
- the fam78ba gene encoding protein FAM78B — MSVRLRTVLLLPLLLTVALFVAGTMGCLQSVTCKPRVRRENVVVYEVSASIDRSPTVVEENSPIVLRYRTPYFRASAGVVMPPVPRNETWTVGWIQACTQMEFYNTYGDAGVSSWELPELREGRVKAISDSDGVSYPWYGNTTETVTITGPTSKPSRLTISMNDNFYPSVTWAVPVGESSAPALTRVTRDQSFITWLVALNNVTREKILLQTIRWRMRVDIAINPMMPLGSRATLVSRTQQEQPLILSNNEPIPPNALARPNANDAQVLMWRPRRGPPLVVIPSK; from the exons ATGAGCGTACGATTACGAACTGTCTTGTTGCTGCCGTTGCTCCTCACAGTCGCGCTCTTTGTAGCCGGGACAATGGGTTGTCTCCAGAGTGTGACATGTAAGCCGCGCGTGCGGCGCGAGAACGTTGTGGTGTACGAGGTGTCTGCGTCGATCGACCGGAGCCCCACGGTGGTGGAGGAGAACTCACCCATTGTGCTGCGCTATCGGACGCCCTACTTTCGCGCCTCCGCTGGGGTCGTCATGCCACCCGTGCCCAGGAACGAGACGTGGACGGTGGGCTGGATTCAGGCATGTACGCAAATGGAGTTCTACAACACGTACGGGGACGCCGGGGT GTCGAGCTGGGAGCTGCCTGAGCTGCGTGAGGGCAGAGTGAAGGCCATCAGCGACTCAGACGGCGTCAGCTACCCATGGTACGGCAACACTACAGAAACGGTGACCATCACGGGTCCGACGTCCAAGCCATCACGACTCACCATCAGCATGAACGACAACTTCTACCCGAGCGTGACGTGGGCGGTGCCAGTAGGCGAGAGCAGTGCCCCGGCGCTCACCCGCGTCacacgtgaccagagcttcatCACGTGGTTAGTAGCGCTGAACAATGTGACTCGTGAGAAGATCCTGCTGCAGACCATACGGTGGCGGATGCGGGTCGACATCGCTATCAATCCCATGATGCCGCTGGGTTCACGAGCCACTCTGGTCAGCCGGACGCAACAGGAACAGCCGCTTATCCTGTCCAACAACGAGCCTATTCCGCCAAACGCACTGGCGCGACCCAACGCCAACGACGCGCAGGTGTTAATGTGGAGGCCACGGAGGGGGCCGCCGCTAGTCGTCATCCCCTCCAAATAG